A region of Vigna radiata var. radiata cultivar VC1973A unplaced genomic scaffold, Vradiata_ver6 scaffold_48, whole genome shotgun sequence DNA encodes the following proteins:
- the LOC106752849 gene encoding cannabidiolic acid synthase-like 2 has protein sequence MKYLSSYFTFATAIALLFSFEPPSFDISEKFVQCLYNYPHISNSISNVVYAQTNSSYSSILDMSIRNYRFFNLSSKPQVIVTPLEVFHIQATIICSQRHGLQIRTRSGGHDYEGLSYVAGVPFVIVDLLNLRQITVDVENRTAWVQAGATLGELYYTISQKSKTLGFPAGVCATVGTGGHFSGGGYGFLMRKYGLAADNIIDAHIIDVNGNLLDRKAMGEDLFWAIRGGGGASFGVIVAWKIKLVPVPSTVTVFNVARTLEENATEIIQKWQLVANKLDERIFIRVDVKKVNSREPGKQTIQANFVSMFQGGVEELIPLMQKSLPELGLERKDCTETSWIGSVVFANAVLVGSTVNEAPEVLLNRSRFRPGINKAKSDYVRKPIPIDGLQGLWRLLYEVPDGELQFAPYGGRMDEISESEIAFAHRSRYIFHIHYVVVWEEEGDEAAQRYMNWIRKLYKYMEPYVSNSPRAAYVNYRDLDIGVNNHGYTSYNQASIWGLKYFGNNFRRLATVKTRVDPDNFFRNEQSIPTLSTDEGN, from the coding sequence ATGAAGTATCTGAGCTCCTATTTCACCTTCGCCACCGCCAttgctcttttattttcatttgaacctCCTTCATTTGATATTTCTGAAAAGTTTGTTCAATGTCTTTACAATTATCCCCATATCTCAAACTCAATCTCCAATGTTGTTTACGCACAAACCAACTCTTCATACTCCTCTATATTAGACATGTCCATTCGAAATTATAGATTCTTCAACTTAAGCTCAAAACCCCAGGTCATTGTCACACCACTCGAGGTTTTCCACATTCAAGCTACCATAATCTGCTCTCAACGCCATGGTTTACAGATTCGAACCCGAAGTGGAGGGCATGATTATGAGGGTCTCTCGTACGTTGCTGGAGTTCCATTTGTCATCGTTGACCTCTTAAACCTTCGACAAATCACGGTTGACGTAGAAAACCGTACTGCATGGGTTCAAGCTGGAGCAACACTTGGTGAACTTTACTACACGATTAGCCAGAAAAGCAAAACATTGGGGTTCCCAGCGGGCGTGTGTGCCACTGTAGGCACTGGTGGCCACTTCAGTGGAGGTGGTTATGGATTCTTGATGCGTAAGTACGGTCTTGCCGCAGACAATATCATAGATGCTCACATAATAGACGTGAATGGTAATCTTCTTGACAGAAAAGCCATGGGTGAGGATCTGTTTTGGGCCATTAGAGGAGGTGGGGGAGCAAGCTTCGGCGTCATCGTGGCTTGGAAGATAAAACTAGTTCCGGTTCCATCAACTGTGACAGTGTTCAATGTTGCAAGGACATTGGAAGAGAATGCAACCGAGATCATCCAAAAGTGGCAGCTTGTGGCCAATAAATTGGACGAGCGCATATTCATTAGGGTAGACGTGAAAAAGGTAAATTCACGTGAACCTGGAAAACAAACAATCCAAGCCAATTTTGTGTCCATGTTTCAAGGAGGTGTAGAAGAACTTATTCCATTGATGCAAAAGAGCTTACCGGAGTTGGGTTTGGAGAGAAAAGACTGTACTGAGACAAGTTGGATTGGGTCTGTTGTCTTCGCGAATGCTGTGTTAGTTGGATCTACAGTGAATGAAGCCCCTGAAGTTTTGCTGAACAGAAGTCGATTCCGTCCAGgaataaataaagcaaaatcTGATTATGTTAGGAAACCCATTCCTATTGATGGATTACAAGGGCTATGGCGCTTGCTTTATGAAGTTCCAGATGGTGAGCTTCAATTCGCCCCTTATGGAGGAAGAATGGATGAGATTTCGGAATCTGAAATTGCATTCGCACACAGATCTCGATACATATTTCATATTCATTATGTGGTCGTTTGGGAAGAGGAAGGGGATGAGGCTGCACAAAGGTACATGAATTGGATTAGAAAGTTATACAAATATATGGAACCTTATGTTTCAAACTCTCCGAGAGCTGCATATGTGAATTACAGAGACCTTGACATTGGGGTTAATAACCATGGCTACACAAGTTACAACCAAGCCAGCATTTGGGGTCTCAAGTATTTCGGTAACAATTTTAGGAGATTGGCTACAGTGAAGACCAGAGTTGATCCTGACAACTTTTTCAGAAATGAACAAAGCATTCCTACACTTTCGACGGACGAAGGAAACTAA